CTATTACAGATTTTTTGGTATCTCCCTGAGATACAGTTACATCCGAATCGCTAAAGTTTTCGATTGCACCTAATTCCTGCAGCTGTTCATGGTGCTTTACGATATCCGACCATAAGCTAATACGGCCGCTTTCGTTATTAGGGATATTGCCTAAGTATTTGGTATTGAACAGGGACGCAATATCGTTGGCAATCTGATCAATAACACGGATGGTTTGATTATCCTGAAATAAACTGTTTTTTTCTTCCGTAGTGGTTACCAGGGAATTAATATCCTGCAATACCCGAATTTCGTTTCCAACTTTGTGGAATACAAATTCCCCAGCTTGAATAGAATCCTCCAATTGAGTTTGCGTATAATCCGCAATAACGGTATACTCCCCATCATAAGGTTTGTTCATTACTGATTTGTTTACCGCACAACCTGCCTGCATCCCCGCAACCCAATAAACCAAGGCAGCAGTAGAACCACTTTCTGAAACCGTGTTTTTTACATTAATAACACCTTCATAATCAGCGGCAGTATTGTATAGGACTGCTTGAAATTTTGCTCCCCGTTCATCCCGCATCCTTTTGCAGAAGGATGCAACCAAATTATTGATTTCCACAGTTGCAGTGGCAACGGCTAAAATGTTATAACTGTAGGATTCGATTTTATTTAAGAAGGTTTGATATTCTTTAGAAGTAACCGCGGAACCGTTAGTGCCTCCTGTTAATGGGGTGGCTGCAGTTACTTGTAAAGAAGTTTCTTTCCACGTTACAAACTGGTTTGGCTTCAATTCACTTGCCTGTTCTACTGTTTGGGTATCTAGCACAGCGCCGTCCAATAATAATTTGACATCGAATTTTTCCCCGTTGTCCACATTTTTCTGAATGGATACCTGTAAACTGTTGCCACGAACCCCGCCACAAACGGCTTCCGCATAATTATTGGAGGCTTTCACACCACTGGAATTGAGTTTATAGGCGTATAATGTTTTTGCGTGCAGAAAAATTTCACGGATATTTTTCAATTTTTCATGTCCATGTGGATACCCAAATAGCTGTAAGCTGTTCCGTTCAAATTCTTCTGCGGTGACTTCAAACACTTGGTTATCAACACCCCAATCCAATTCAAATGGCATAGCAACTATGCCACGGTCAGATAACGTAACAGACACATTGGCTGCCGATACAAAATTGATATACGCCCCTGGCAGGATTTTGTTTTGTACGGTATAATTACCGCCACCTAACGCCATTTATATCACCCTTTCTTTTAAAAATTTTGTTAAAACGCTGTCCACTTCTTGCAGTGTGTAAAACTTACCGTCCTCTAACAGGGCGGATAGTGCATCCCTGTTTCCACGGTATCGTTTAGAGGAAAGCAATTGTTGTTTATCATAGTAGGCAGCTTCTTCTAGCTGTTTTTTGCTATTCAAAAAATCACTCCATTATATTTGTTTTTTGTTCTAACTCTTCCATACCTGTTTCCTTTGTAAAATCATATAGGAACAGGTCAAAATCTATTTTGAATGTCAGGATATCATCCGTTTGTTCCCCTTGCATATTCGCCCCGCGGATCAAATCGCCATCTGCTGTGATATACTCTAAACAGGAAAACAACCTGTATAATATCTGGTTGAGTTCTATGTAATCTCCTACCTGTAAAGGAAAGTACTGTACAGCAATAGTATCCTGAAAGCGGTAACGCTTGTCACGGAACAAGGAATAGGAAGGGGAGAGAGAGGCAATCAAAAAGCAGGGTTGTTGTAAACCCTGCTCTATTTGTTGGGTATAGATTTCATATCCTTCACCAAATTCATTGTATAAGGCATTGCTAATCCCGCTGATGATTTTATTGACCAAATAACCCCTCCAATTCTTTGTCTAATTTAGATTGCAGCAGTTTTGGGGCAATCCGTTGCAGTTCAGATTCAGAGATTGTCAGCATAAACTTTCCTTTTACCCAAGATGCTTTTAACCGTTTCCCAATAGCTGGAACATACCGTCCTGGTTCCTGTAAATGCCCATATTCCACATAAGAAGCATAAAAAAGAGGATTGGTTACAACTACTTGATAGGTATCTCCATGCCTTTTTATAGTAAAGTTACTGTTGGCTACTGTCCATTCACGTCTTAGCGCACCTGAAACAACAGGTGTCCGTTTAATACAATAACGTATTAAACGTGCAGCCAATTCTTTCAAGCATTCTTCAATAAAAGCCTGCTTACGGTTTTTGTCAAAATTTTCTATCCTATCAATCCATTCTTTCAATTGGGTAAAATCAGAATTACCTTTTCCCATTATGCCCATCCCTGGAACAGTTCCAGATTGATTTCCTGGTGGGAACGGTATACAGAGGGAATGCCACTGCTTTTGTATGCTATAGTTTTTCCATGTTGTGTAACAACAATTTTAGATCCTGGAGCGATAGTTGTATTAGGAGAAAGGAAAAGCTTAATAGACTGGCTAACAGAACGGACGTTTCCATCTAATCCATTAGCAGGGGATGAGGAAAAAGAAAGCCTGCAAGGCTGGTTTTCCAATACCAGTTTTTCTACAAAACTGGTGGAATGGTCCGGCCTTTTTTGTTTTTCCTTCTGATAAACAGAACAGGTGCCACAATACAGGCTTTCTATGGCTTTTACCACTTTAGTTTCCGGTAACAATATAAATCATCCTCCTTGCTTCCCAACAGATATTGTATTAGATTGTCTAGCCGTTGTTCTGGAGTTAAGTTTCCGTTTCCAGTAGCGAATGAAACGCTAGTATCCCCTTCTGAAATGG
This is a stretch of genomic DNA from Clostridium facile. It encodes these proteins:
- a CDS encoding phage tail sheath family protein codes for the protein MALGGGNYTVQNKILPGAYINFVSAANVSVTLSDRGIVAMPFELDWGVDNQVFEVTAEEFERNSLQLFGYPHGHEKLKNIREIFLHAKTLYAYKLNSSGVKASNNYAEAVCGGVRGNSLQVSIQKNVDNGEKFDVKLLLDGAVLDTQTVEQASELKPNQFVTWKETSLQVTAATPLTGGTNGSAVTSKEYQTFLNKIESYSYNILAVATATVEINNLVASFCKRMRDERGAKFQAVLYNTAADYEGVINVKNTVSESGSTAALVYWVAGMQAGCAVNKSVMNKPYDGEYTVIADYTQTQLEDSIQAGEFVFHKVGNEIRVLQDINSLVTTTEEKNSLFQDNQTIRVIDQIANDIASLFNTKYLGNIPNNESGRISLWSDIVKHHEQLQELGAIENFSDSDVTVSQGDTKKSVIVSDKVTVINAMAQLYMNVVVE
- a CDS encoding phage tail terminator family protein, encoding MVNKIISGISNALYNEFGEGYEIYTQQIEQGLQQPCFLIASLSPSYSLFRDKRYRFQDTIAVQYFPLQVGDYIELNQILYRLFSCLEYITADGDLIRGANMQGEQTDDILTFKIDFDLFLYDFTKETGMEELEQKTNIME
- a CDS encoding HK97 gp10 family phage protein, which translates into the protein MGKGNSDFTQLKEWIDRIENFDKNRKQAFIEECLKELAARLIRYCIKRTPVVSGALRREWTVANSNFTIKRHGDTYQVVVTNPLFYASYVEYGHLQEPGRYVPAIGKRLKASWVKGKFMLTISESELQRIAPKLLQSKLDKELEGLFGQ